In a genomic window of Rhopalosiphum maidis isolate BTI-1 chromosome 4, ASM367621v3, whole genome shotgun sequence:
- the LOC113548580 gene encoding transcription initiation factor TFIID subunit 10, whose translation MICKMPVAEETLSISDVIIQLQDYSPTIPDSITSSICSEAGFETNDPRIVRLISIASQKFIADIANDALQHCKVRLATLPTKSGKVPKDRKFTLTMEDLAPALNEYGIIVRKPPYFV comes from the exons ATGATATGTAAGATGCCGGTTGCAGAAGAAACGTTGTCGATATCTGATGTAATTATTCAACTCCAAGACTATAGTCCTACC atACCCGATTCTATTACGTCATCTATATGCTCAGAAGCTGGATTTGAAACAAATGACCCTCGAAT agTTCGCTTGATATCAATTGCTTCTCAGAAATTTATTGCTGATATAGCCAACGATGCATTGCAACATTGTAAAGTGCGTTTGGCTACCTTGCCAACTAAATCTGGAAAAGTTCCTAAAGACCGTAAATTCACATTAACTATGGAAGATTTAGCACCAGCACTCAACGAATATGGAATTATTGTTCGAAAGCCtccatattttgtttaa